A stretch of Elgaria multicarinata webbii isolate HBS135686 ecotype San Diego chromosome 5, rElgMul1.1.pri, whole genome shotgun sequence DNA encodes these proteins:
- the SMPX gene encoding small muscular protein has protein sequence MSKQPASNVRSIQANINIPMGALLPGAGQPPKRKEFTEPDEGLPTPSEEEKKKNLPGAKKLPGPAVNLSEIQNIKSELKFVPRAEQ, from the exons ATGTCAAAACAGCCAGCTTCAAATGTCAGAAGCATTCAG GCTAACATCAACATCCCCATGGGCGCTCTTTTACCTGGAGCAGGTCAGCCACCTAAAAGAAAGGAATTTACCGAACCCGATGAG GGTCTTCCTACTCCatcagaagaggaaaagaaaaagaacctcCCAGGTGCCAAGAAGCTACCAGGCCCAGCTGTTAACCTGTCAGAGATCCAGAACATAAAGAGTGAGCTGAAATTTGTCCCAAGAGCTGAACAGTAA